The following proteins come from a genomic window of Caloenas nicobarica isolate bCalNic1 chromosome 6, bCalNic1.hap1, whole genome shotgun sequence:
- the LOC135990041 gene encoding tubulin alpha-5 chain-like, giving the protein MGNTCWELYCLEHGIQPDGQMPSDKTIGGGDDSFTTFFCETGAGKHVPRAIFVDLEPTVIDEVRGGVYRQLFHPEQMITGKEDAANNYARGHYTIGKEIIDQVLDRIRKLADQCTGLQGFLVFRSFGGGTGSGFTSLLMERLSVDYGKKSKLEFSIYPAPQVSTAVVEPYNSILTTHSTLEHSDCAFMVDNEAIYDICRRNLDIERPTYTNLNRLISQVVSSITASLRFDGALNVDLTEFQTNLVPYPRIHFPLATYAPVVSAERAYHEQLSVAEITNSCFEPANQMVKCDPRHGKYMACCLLYRGDVVPKDVNAAIATIKTKRSIQFVDWCPTGFKVGINYQPPTVVPGGDLAKVQRAVCMLSNTTAIAEAWARLDHKFDLMYAKRAFVHWYVGEGMEEGEFSEAREDMAALEKDYEEVGLDSYEDEEEGEE; this is encoded by the exons ATGGGCAACACCTGCTGGGAGCTGTACTGCCTGGAGCACGGCATCCAGCCCGATGGGCAGATGCCCAGCGACAAAACCATCGGTGGAGGGGACGACTCCTTCACCACCTTCTTCTGTGAGACCGGGGCTGGGAAGCACGTCCCACGGGCCATCTTTGTGGACCTGGAGCCCACTGTGATTG ATGAGGTACGGGGAGGAGTCTACCGCCAGCTCTTCCACCCTGAACAGATGATCACCGGCAAGGAAGATGCTGCCAACAACTACGCCCGTGGGCACTACACCATTGGCAAAGAGATCATCGACCAAGTGCTGGACAGGATCCGGAAGCTG GCTGACCAGTGCACAGGACTCCAGGGATTCCTCGTGTTTCGTAGTTTCGGAGGAGGAACTGGCTCTGGATTCACCTCGCTCTTGATGGAGCGGCTCTCCGTTGACTACGGCAAGAAGTCCAAGCTGGAGTTCTCCATCTACCCTGCGCCACAGGTCTCCACTGCCGTGGTGGAGCCCTACAACTCCATCCTCACAACACACAGCACCTTGGAGCATTCAGACTGTGCTTTCATGGTGGACAATGAGGCCATCTATGACATCTGCCGCAGAAACCTGGATATTGAGCGCCCAACTTACACCAACTTGAACAGACTCATCAGCCAGGTTGTCTCGTCCATCACAGCATCACTGCGGTTCGATGGGGCCCTGAATGTGGACCTGACTGAGTTCCAAACCAACCTGGTGCCCTACCCTCGCATCCACTTCCCCCTGGCCACCTATGCTCCTGTGGTTTCGGCCGAGAGAGCTTATCATGAGCAGCTGTCAGTGGCTGAGATCACCAACTCCTGCTTTGAGCCAGCCAACCAGATGGTAAAGTGTGACCCTCGCCATGGCAAGTACATGGCCTGCTGCCTGCTGTACCGCGGGGACGTGGTGCCCAAGGACGTCAATGCCGCCATTGCCACCATCAAGACCAAGCGCAGCATCCAGTTTGTGGACTGGTGCCCCACGGGCTTCAAGGTGGGCATCAACTACCAGCCACCCACGGTGGTGCCAGGGGGGGACCTGGCCAAAGTGCAGCGCGCCGTCTGCATGCTGAGCAACACCACGGCCATCGCCGAGGCCTGGGCTCGCCTGGACCACAAGTTTGACCTGATGTACGCCAAGCGAGCCTTCGTGCACTGGTACGTGGGTGAGGGCATGGAGGAAGGGGAGTTCTCCGAGGCGCGGGAAGACATGGCGGCTCTGGAGAAGGATTACGAGGAGGTGGGCCTGGACTCCTACGAGGATGAAGAGGAAGGCGAGGAGTAG
- the LOC135990016 gene encoding tubulin alpha-5 chain, whose product MRECISVHVGQAGVQMGNTCWELYCLEHGIQPDGQMPSDKTIGGGDDSFTTFFCETGAGKHVPRAIFVDLEPTVIDEVRAGIYRQLFHPEQLITGKEDAANNYARGHYTIGKEIIDQVLDRIRKLADQCTGLQGFLVFHSFGGGTGSGFTSLLMERLSVDYGKKSKLEFSIYPAPQVSTAVVEPYNSILTTHTTLEHSDCAFMVDNEAIYDICRRNLDIERPTYTNLNRLISQIVSSITASLRFDGALNVDLTEFQTNLVPYPRIHFPLATYAPVISAEKAYHEQLSVAEITNSCFEPSNQMVKCDPRHGKYMACCLLYRGDVVPKDVNAAIATIKTKRSIQFVDWCPTGFKVGINYQPPTVVPGGDLAKVQRAVCMLSNTTAIAEAWARLDHKFDLMYAKRAFVHWYVGEGMEEGEFSEAREDMAALEKDYEEVGLDSYEDEEEGEE is encoded by the exons ATG cgcGAGTGCATCTCCGTCCACGTCGGCCAGGCCGGCGTCCAGATGGGCAACACCTGCTGGGAGCTGTACTGCCTGGAGCACGGCATCCAGCCCGATGGGCAGATGCCCAGCGACAAAACCATCGGTGGAGGGGACGACTCCTTCACCACCTTCTTCTGTGAGACCGGGGCTGGGAAGCATGTCCCACGGGCCATCTTTGTGGACCTGGAGCCCACTGTGATTG ATGAAGTGCGGGCTGGTATCTACCGCCAGCTCTTCCACCCTGAGCAGCTGATCACCGGCAAGGAGGATGCTGCCAACAACTACGCCCGTGGGCACTACACCATTGGTAAAGAGATCATCGACCAAGTGCTGGACAGGATCCGGAAGCTG GCTGACCAGTGCACAGGACTCCAGGGATTCCTTGTATTTCACAGCTTTGGAGGTGGCACTGGCTCTGGATTCACCTCGCTCTTGATGGAGAGGCTCTCCGTTGACTACGGCAAGAAGTCCAAGCTGGAGTTCTCCATCTACCCTGCGCCACAGGTCTCCACTGCCGTGGTGGAGCCCTACAACTCCATCCTCACAACACACACCACCCTGGAGCACTCAGACTGTGCCTTTATGGTGGACAATGAGGCCATCTATGACATCTGCCGCAGAAACCTGGACATCGAGCGCCCAACCTACACCAACTTGAACAGACTCATCAGCCAGATCGTCTCGTCCATCACAGCATCACTGCGGTTCGATGGGGCCCTGAATGTGGACCTGACTGAGTTCCAAACCAACCTGGTGCCCTACCCTCGCATCCACTTCCCCCTGGCCACCTATGCTCCTGTCATCTCCGCAGAGAAGGCTTATCATGAGCAACTATCGGTGGCCGAGATCACCAACTCCTGCTTTGAGCCGTCCAACCAGATGGTAAAGTGTGACCCTCGCCATGGCAAGTACATGGCCTGCTGCCTGCTGTACCGCGGGGACGTGGTGCCCAAGGATGTCAATGCCGCCATTGCCACCATCAAGACCAAGCGCAGCATCCAGTTTGTGGACTGGTGCCCCACGGGCTTCAAGGTGGGCATCAACTACCAGCCACCCACGGTGGTGCCAGGGGGGGACCTGGCCAAGGTACAGCGCGCCGTCTGCATGCTGAGCAACACCACGGCCATCGCCGAGGCCTGGGCTCGCCTGGACCACAAGTTTGACCTGATGTACGCCAAGCGAGCCTTCGTGCACTGGTACGTGGGTGAGGGCATGGAGGAAGGGGAGTTCTCCGAGGCGCGGGAAGACATGGCGGCTCTGGAGAAGGATTACGAGGAGGTGGGCCTGGACTCCTACGAGGATGAAGAGGAAGGCGAGGAGTAG
- the STK16 gene encoding serine/threonine-protein kinase 16 isoform X2 yields MPAPESRSVFEAAQDPVLLHGLTLVTGVAADAPEPAARSREKPASASNKEKAPGVPEVPERMCCSTCGQVFGSREEQTEHYRLDWHRFNLKQRLLGRRTLPVEVFEEKTRAGEVSSISGSDSECSNASSESELLPSASCSPETPLAPSSHKVLLRNAKGQLISAYRCVLGTGKGGIEEPAELTASLQSLSVSTCWVVLMMGGGHFAGAVFRGPQVQEHKTFHRYTVRARRGTAQGLRDSQTPGSAPRSAGASLRRYNEAALFKEVQDLLAAWAQHLKEAQRIFLRAPRHNRALLFSGRNPPLTQGDPRVCHIPLSTRRATLREVLRVHATLASLQVYGKDTQLEDITGSPRKGWQKRQWKADMDSTQEDASAPALSAHSAPEEEEEEESPAGELETVEVTLGTLDLREFEVVPKRNRKRRKKRDKKVGKGPHAEETGCPDTQCGQPSLELVTELQEEAGAEPLPWGDGGDPQTQLCNALFTACKTGDVGMLRHLLGVSESGGLLRDSKDGEDAQPLDLPRSLLNQPVDERGCTLLHVAARAGKAEAVCLLLQAGADPALRDGQDRTPYCVSADKPTRNAFRKFMVDYPDKYDYSRAKVPGPLTQEMEAKKLEKKRAQKVQRKQREQAQREERQRWEQEQEEKQRFAALSDREKRALAAERRLAAQLQDAGTTLANIRGFSYVDLVEGLRDGRFYALKRILCHDKEDRQAALHEVEMHGLFDHPNILRLVAHCIVEKGTKHEAWLLLPYVKGGTLWSEVEALRKKGTFMPEQRILLILHGICRGLQAIHSKGYAHRDLKPTNVLLDEDDQPVLMDLGSMNQARIEVNSSREAVAVQDWAAQRCTISYRAPELFTVPSQCVIDERTDIWSLGCVLYCMMFGEGPYDAIFQKGDSVALAVQNPITVPPTTRYSAALQRLLLSMMTLNPQERPSIDDILHQLEGLQPAPVGQDTTQI; encoded by the exons ATGCCGGCCCCGGAGAGCAGGTCGGTTTTCGAGGCCGCCCAGGACCCCGTTCTCCTGCACGGGCTGACCCTCGTCACCGGAGTCGCAGCGGATGCGCCCGAGCCGGCAGCACGGAGCCGCG AGAAACCCGCGTCTGCCAGCAACAAAGAGAAGGCCCCCGGGGTCCCTGAGGTGCCAGAGCGGATGTGCTGCTCTACCTGTGGGCAGGTGTTTGGCAGCCGGGAGGAGCAG ACTGAACACTACCGTCTCGACTGGCACCGCTTCAACCTGAAGCAGCGACTCCTGGGGCGCCGGACGCTGCCAGTAGAGGTGTTTGAGGAGAAGACACGCgcag gtGAAGTTTCTAGCATCTCAGGGTCTGACTCAGAATGCTCCAATGCGAGCAGTGAGTCAGAGTTGCTGccctctgccagctgcagccccgAGACCCCCCTAGCCCCCAGCTCCCACAAGGTGCTGCTCCGCAATGCGAAGGGCCAGCTCATCTCTGCCTACCGCTGCGTGCTGGGCACTGGGAAG GGTGGCATCGAGGAGCCAGCGGAACTTACAGCGTCACTGCAGAGCCTCAGTGTGAGCACATGCTGGGTTGTGCTGATGATGGGTGGCGGGCACTTCGCAGGAGCTGTGTTCCGCGG CCCCCAGGTGCAGGAGCACAAGACCTTCCACCGCTACACAGTGCGAGCACGGcggggcacagcccagggccTCCGGGATTCTCAAACCCCAGGCTCAGCACCCAGATCGGCCGGAGCCTCCCTGCGGCGTTACAACGAGGCGGCGCTGTTCAAG gaAGTTCAGGACCTGCTGGCAGCCTGGGCACAGCACCTGAAAGAAGCTCAGCGCATATTCCTCCGGGCCCCACGCCACAACCGTGCACTGCTCTTCAGTGGCAGGAACCCACCCCTCACCCAGGGTGACCCTCGTGTCTGCCACATccccctcagcacccgcagggcCACCCTGCGAGAGGTGCTGCGAGTCCACGCCACACTGGCCAGCCTGCAGGTGTATG GGAAAGACACACAACTGGAGGACATCACTGGGTCCCCCCGGAAGGGTTGGCAGAAGAGGCAGTGGAAAGCAGACATGGATTCCACACAAGAGGATGCAAGTG CCCCTGCCTTATCAGCCCACTCAGCcccagaggaggaagaggaagaggaaagccCTGCAGGTGAACTGGAGACTGTAGAAGTGACACTGGGGACCTTGGACCTCCGGGAGTTCGAAGTGGTGCCCAAGCGAAACCgcaaaaggaggaagaagagggacaAGAAGGTGGGGAAAG GGCCCCATGCTGAAGAGACAGGATGCCCTGACACCCAGTGCGGGCagcccagcctggagctggtgacggagctgcaggaggaggctggggctgagccccttCCCTGGGGTGATGGAG GAGACCCTCAGACCCAGCTCTGCAATGCCCTGTTCACCGCCTGCAAAacaggggatgtggggatgctGCGGCACCTCCTGGGTGTGTCAGAGAGCGGGGGCCTGctcagggacagcaaggatggGGAGGACGCGCAGCCCCTGGATCTTCCTCGCTCCCTGCTCAACCAGCCCGTGGATGAGCGTGGCTGTACCCTGCTTCACGTGGCGGCGCGGGCAGGGAAGGCCGAGGCCGtgtgcctgctgctgcaggcaggggcgGATCCTGCCCTCAG AGACGGGCAGGATAGGACCCCCTACTGTGTCTCTGCTGACAAACCGACCCGCAACGCCTTCCGCAAGTTCATGGTGGACTATCCAGACAAGTACGACTACAGCCGTGCCAAG GTGCCAGGGCCCCTGACGCAGGAGATGGAGGccaagaagctggagaagaagcGGGCACAGAAAGTCCAGCGGAAGCAGCGGGAGCAGGCGCAGCGGGAGGAGCGGCAGCGCTGGGAGCAGGAACAGGAAGAGAAGCAGCGCTTCGCAGCCCTGTCGGACAGGGAGAAG CGGGCCCTGGCTGCCGAGCGGAGGCTGGCTGCGCAGCTGCAGGACGCCGGCACAACCCTTGCCAACATCAG GGGCTTCAGCTACGTGGACCTGGTGGAGGGGCTGCGGGATGGGCGCTTCTACGCCCTGAAGCGCATCCTGTGCCATGACAAGGAGGACCGCCAGGCCGCCCTGCATGAGGTGGAGATGCATGGCCTCTTTGACCACCCCAACATCCTGCGCCTTGTGGCCCACTGCATCGTGGAGAAGGGGACCAAGCATGAAGCCTGGCTCCTCCTGCCCTATGTGAAG GGGGGAACCCTCTGGAGTGAGGTGGAAGCACTGCGAAAGAAAGGGACCTTCATGCCAGAGCAGCGGatcctcctcatcctccatGGCATCTGCCGTGGACTGCAAGCCATCCACAGCAAGGGCTATGCACACAG GGATCTCAAGCCCACCAACGTGCTGCTGGATGAGGATGACCAGCCTGTGCTGATGGACCTGGGCTCCATGAACCAAGCTCGCATTGAAGTCAACAGCTCTCGAGAGGCCGTGGCCGTGCAG GACTGGGCTGCCCAGCGCTGCACCATCTCCTACCGCGCCCCTGAGCTCTTCACGGTGCCGAGCCAGTGCGTCATAGACGAGCGCACAGACATCTGG TCCCTAGGCTGTGTGCTGTACTGCATGATGTTTGGGGAGGGCCCCTACGATGCCATCTTCCAGAAGGGTGACAGCGTGGCTCTGGCAGTGCAGAACCCCATCACTGTGCCTCCCACGACCAG ATACTCGGCTGCCTTGCAGCGCCTGCTCCTCTCCATGATGACACTGAACCCCCAGGAGCGACCCAGTATAGATGACATCCTCCACCagctggaggggctgcagccagcaccgGTGGGGCAGGACACCACACAGATCTGA
- the STK16 gene encoding serine/threonine-protein kinase 16 isoform X1 — translation MGQALCVCSRGTVSLGGVRYLLLHRLAEGGFSYVDLVEGLRDGRFYALKRILCHDKEDRQAALHEVEMHGLFDHPNILRLVAHCIVEKGTKHEAWLLLPYVKGGTLWSEVEALRKKGTFMPEQRILLILHGICRGLQAIHSKGYAHRDLKPTNVLLDEDDQPVLMDLGSMNQARIEVNSSREAVAVQDWAAQRCTISYRAPELFTVPSQCVIDERTDIWSLGCVLYCMMFGEGPYDAIFQKGDSVALAVQNPITVPPTTRYSAALQRLLLSMMTLNPQERPSIDDILHQLEGLQPAPVGQDTTQI, via the exons ATGGGGCAGGCGCTGTGCGTCTGCTCCCGCGGCACCGTCAGCCTGGGGGGCGTGCGGTATCTCCTGCTGCACCGCCTGGCAGAGGG GGGCTTCAGCTACGTGGACCTGGTGGAGGGGCTGCGGGATGGGCGCTTCTACGCCCTGAAGCGCATCCTGTGCCATGACAAGGAGGACCGCCAGGCCGCCCTGCATGAGGTGGAGATGCATGGCCTCTTTGACCACCCCAACATCCTGCGCCTTGTGGCCCACTGCATCGTGGAGAAGGGGACCAAGCATGAAGCCTGGCTCCTCCTGCCCTATGTGAAG GGGGGAACCCTCTGGAGTGAGGTGGAAGCACTGCGAAAGAAAGGGACCTTCATGCCAGAGCAGCGGatcctcctcatcctccatGGCATCTGCCGTGGACTGCAAGCCATCCACAGCAAGGGCTATGCACACAG GGATCTCAAGCCCACCAACGTGCTGCTGGATGAGGATGACCAGCCTGTGCTGATGGACCTGGGCTCCATGAACCAAGCTCGCATTGAAGTCAACAGCTCTCGAGAGGCCGTGGCCGTGCAG GACTGGGCTGCCCAGCGCTGCACCATCTCCTACCGCGCCCCTGAGCTCTTCACGGTGCCGAGCCAGTGCGTCATAGACGAGCGCACAGACATCTGG TCCCTAGGCTGTGTGCTGTACTGCATGATGTTTGGGGAGGGCCCCTACGATGCCATCTTCCAGAAGGGTGACAGCGTGGCTCTGGCAGTGCAGAACCCCATCACTGTGCCTCCCACGACCAG ATACTCGGCTGCCTTGCAGCGCCTGCTCCTCTCCATGATGACACTGAACCCCCAGGAGCGACCCAGTATAGATGACATCCTCCACCagctggaggggctgcagccagcaccgGTGGGGCAGGACACCACACAGATCTGA
- the GLB1L gene encoding LOW QUALITY PROTEIN: beta-galactosidase-1-like protein (The sequence of the model RefSeq protein was modified relative to this genomic sequence to represent the inferred CDS: deleted 3 bases in 2 codons), with amino-acid sequence MRLLVPPRVSPTALRGTGDVPAGELPTSRVALRGGCVAGPGAGSQSHPPPCSMLFPPAVCCSSLLLFQLSALRTWRKHPVLLEKDHVMALSTSSFVPHPGPAERPARMGLPALALLLAVGLLHTQASPPAGSFQLDYENDCFRKDGAPFRYISGSIHYARVPRPAWRDRLLKMYMSGLSAVQVYVPWNYHEPLPGVYDFAGDRDMEAFLDLTAELGLLVILRPGPYICAEWEMGGLPAWLLWKPDIVLRSSDPAYLAAVDSWLHVLLPKIKPRLYQHGGNIISVQVENEYGSYYACDYGYLWHLLGSFRVLLGSEVVLFTTDDSRVEELRCGTLPGLYATVDFGPGFNVTEAFGAQRQVEPKGPLVNSEYYTGWLDYWGEAHASTSSVRVARGLEDMLQLGANVNMYMFHGGTNFAYWSGADFKNQYKPVTTSYDYDAPLSEAGDPTEKLFAIRTVISKFQPLPVGPMPPATPKYAYGQVALRKYANLLDVLDVLCPSGPIHSQFPLTFEAIKQAHGFVLYRTQLPRDLLDPATLSAPPHSICDRGYLMLQQEYQGTLERDGQTVLRVTGRAGDTVDVLLENMGRISFGANISDFKGLLGNLSLDSNPLSNWLIYPLAIDTAIEQGWPHTALPKSGSRTRAGPAFYTGTFETPGITWDTFVKFPGWSKGQLWINGCNLGRYWPRRGPQQTLFVPGSVLHVGCPNNITVLELEGAPPDPFLLFLDQPLFNRTLSRRIAATE; translated from the exons ATGAGGCTCCTTGTCCCTCCACGTgtgtcacccactgccctgaGGGGCACGGGGGATGTGCCCGCTGGC GAGCTGCCCACGTCCCGTGTTGCTTTGAGGGGGGGATGCGTGGCTGGGCCAGGCGCGGGGAGCCAGAGTCACCCACCCCCTTGTTCCATGCTCTTccccccagctgtg tgctgttccagCTTGCTGCTGTTCCAGCTTTCTGCACTTAGGACCTGGAGGAAGCACCCggtgctgctggagaaggaTCATGTGATGGCGTTGTCCACGTCCTCCTTCGTCCCCCATCCTGGGCCCGCCGAGCGTCCAGCAAGGATGGGGCTGCCAGCTCTCGCCCTGCTGCTGGCGGTGGGGCTCCTGCACACACAG GCCTCACCCCCGGCAGGCTCCTTCCAGCTGGATTACGAGAACGACTGCTTCCGCAAGGACGGGGCCCCATTCCGCTACATCTCGGGCAGCATCCACTACGCCCGCGTCCCACGCCCTGCCTGGAGGGACCGGCTCCTCAAGATGTACATGAGCGGGCTCAGTGCTGTGCAGGT CTACGTCCCCTGGAACTACCATGAGCCACTGCCGGGGGTTTATGACTTTGCTGGGGACCGGGATATGGAAGCTTTCCTGGACCTGACTGCTGAGCTAGGGCTTCTGGTGATCCTACGTCCAGGGCCCTACATCTGTGCAGAGTGGGAGATG GGTGGCCTGCCCGCCTGGCTGCTGTGGAAACCAGACATCGTCCTGCGCTCCTCTGACCCCG ccTACCTGGCAGCCGTGGACTCCTGGCTCCATGTCCTGCTACCCAAGATCAAACCACGCCTGTACCAGCATGGGGGAAACATCATCAGCGTGCAG GTGGAGAACGAATACGGGAGCTACTATGCCTGCGATTACGGGTACCTGTGGCACCTGCTGGGCTCATTccgggtgctgctggggagcgaGGTGGTGCTCTTCACCACCGATGACTCACGTGTGGAGGAGCTGCGCTGTGGCACGCTGCCGGGGCTCTACGCCACTGTCGACTTTGGGCCAG GCTTCAACGTGACAGAGGCATTTGGTGCCCAGCGCCAGGTTGAGCCGAAGGGGCCTCTG GTGAACTCTGAGTACTACACGGGCTGGCTGGACTACTGGGGGGAGGCACATGCCAGCACCAGCTCGGTGCGGGTGGCCCGGGGGCTGGAGGACATGCTGCAGCTGGGAGCCAACGTCAACAT GTACATGTTCCATGGGGGGACGAACTTTGCCTACTGGAGCG GTGCTGACTTCAAGAACCAGTACAAACCGGTGACCACCAGCTATGACTATGATGCCCCTCTCTCAGAGGCAGGAGACCCCACTGAGAAGCTGTTTGCCATCCGCACAGTCATCAGCAAG TTCCAGCCCCTGCCAGTGGGTCCGATGCCACCTGCCACCCCCAAGTATGCCTACGGCCAGGTGGCCCTGCGGAAG TATGCCAACCTCCTGGATGTCTTGGATGTCCTGTGCCCCTCCGGGCCCATCCACAGCCAGTTCCCCCTCACCTTTGAGGCCATAAAGCAG GCCCATGGCTTTGTGCTGTACCGCACACAGCTGCCCCGGGACCTCCTGGACCCAGCCACGCTGAGCGCTCCTCCCCACAGCATCTGCGACCGTGGCTACCTGATGCTGCAGCAG GAGTACCAAGGGACGCTGGAGAGGGATGGACAGACAGTGCTGCGTGtgacaggcagggcaggggacaccGTCGATGTGCTGCTGGAGAACATGGGCAGGATCAGCTTTGGGGCCAACATCAGTGACTTCAAG GGCTTGCTGGGAAACCTCTCCTTGGACTCCAACCCTCTCAGCAACTGGCTGATCTACCCCCTGGCCATAGACACTGCCATTGAGCAGGGCTGGCCCCACACTGCCCTGCCAAAATCAggcagcaggaccagagcaGGGCCAGCCTTCTACACTGGGACCTTTGAGACCCCTGGCATCACCTGGGACACCTTTGTGAAGTTCCCGGGTTGGAGCAAG GGCCAGCTGTGGATAAATGGCTGCAATCTGGGCCGGTACTGGCCCCGCCGTGGGCCCCAGCAGACCCTCTTTGTGCCTGGCTCAGTGCTGCATGTTGGCTGCCCCAACAACATCacagtgctggagctggagggggCACCCCCTGACCCCTTCCTGCTCTTCCTTGACCAACCCCTTTTTAACAGGACCCTCAGCCGTAGGATTGCGGCCACAGAATAA